The DNA sequence TTTAAAGGAACACTATAAGTAAGTCCTCTTTCTATGCATTCTTCTATTGAATATCTAGGAGAATCTATAGAATAACCTTTAAATTCTAAAACAAAAGAATTTCTAGCATCAGAAATAGGAAAATTTTCTGTAAAAGCTTTGAACAACCCTTCGTTTTTTCTATTTTCCGGTTTTGCATCTAATTGAAAAAATTCTTTAAATGATTTAATTTGAATATCCAAAAAATCAGGATATTTCACTTGTTTTGCTACTGAGGCAAAAGTGATTCTTTTTTTTTCTGTATTCACCAATTTTGGACAATTTAAAAAATTAAAAATTTTATTTTAATTCTACTTCAGCTCCTATTTCTTCAAATTTGTTTTTCAAATCTTCCGCTTCTTTTTTATTTATAGATTCTTTAAGAATACTAGGGATACTATCTACTAAATCTTTAGATTCTTTAAGACCTTTTCCAGTAATTTCTTTAACCAATTTTACGACAGATAACTTAGAATTTCCGGATGATTTCAAAATTATGTTAAAAATACTTTTCTCCTTCTTTTCAGATACTTTTTCTTTTTGAGATGAAATATTTTCCACTTTTATTGAAGTAGATGGTTCTATTCCGT is a window from the Blattabacterium cuenoti STAT genome containing:
- the rplL gene encoding 50S ribosomal protein L7/L12, with translation MIENLAEQLVNLTVKQVNELATLLKKKYGIEPSTSIKVENISSQKEKVSEKKEKSIFNIILKSSGNSKLSVVKLVKEITGKGLKESKDLVDSIPSILKESINKKEAEDLKNKFEEIGAEVELK